The Thermococcus thermotolerans genome contains a region encoding:
- a CDS encoding proton-conducting transporter transmembrane domain-containing protein, protein MIPLMVAFPLLFGFIIVILDTLRARKVLIKGAFITGAVLPAGIFVLNNGRAEIVGGWDRVAGIEVGIGGINEPFIAGELMLFTVVALYSISYFDFRDKKTPKALVLFLLMHSGLLGAFIARDFFNFYIYMEIASVSAFALVAFSDDPGSKKAAFKYLLLSLLASYLFIFAIGLIYMETGYLNVELVAENALPSRELNVALGIAFASLLLKAGIFPLHGWLPNAHSVAPTPASALLSGIVVKAPAYGMILLFSALPVGESLKTVALAVAVASIFFGIVMMLPQRDAKRFLAYSTVSQMGYVLIGVATFNFTGAAYYALAHSLAKGGLFLGVGSLGRKSRKLGEFGYRNAPLMAFSVLMLSLAIGGISPLVGSYAKGLLSSSLPGDWNWLIPLGTLGTMIAFTGLNYHMLGRESPEIKPSWEPPSLALALLTLAAGIYLGAGLKLADVIYIAAAVPGFFALKKLGIPEVELEVKRNRVGEEINVLAAVFVTFMLTVLLLQWS, encoded by the coding sequence GTGATACCTCTGATGGTGGCCTTCCCGCTCCTGTTTGGGTTCATAATCGTCATCCTGGACACCCTGCGGGCAAGGAAGGTTTTAATAAAGGGCGCATTCATTACCGGGGCGGTTCTACCGGCGGGAATATTCGTTCTTAACAATGGAAGGGCCGAGATAGTCGGAGGCTGGGACAGAGTAGCAGGGATAGAGGTCGGAATCGGTGGAATCAATGAACCTTTCATCGCGGGGGAGCTTATGCTCTTCACAGTCGTTGCCCTATATTCCATCTCATACTTCGATTTCAGGGATAAGAAGACACCCAAGGCCCTCGTCCTGTTCCTCCTGATGCACTCCGGCCTGCTGGGGGCCTTTATAGCCAGGGATTTCTTCAATTTCTACATCTACATGGAAATCGCCTCGGTTTCTGCCTTTGCCCTGGTGGCCTTCTCCGATGACCCCGGTTCGAAAAAGGCTGCCTTTAAGTACCTTCTCCTATCTCTCCTCGCCTCATACCTCTTCATCTTCGCGATAGGCCTGATATATATGGAGACTGGCTATCTCAACGTCGAGCTTGTGGCTGAGAACGCCCTCCCGAGCAGGGAGCTTAACGTTGCCCTCGGGATAGCCTTTGCATCGCTCCTCCTGAAGGCGGGCATATTCCCCCTCCACGGCTGGCTGCCAAATGCCCATTCCGTTGCTCCAACACCCGCCAGTGCCCTGTTGAGCGGGATAGTCGTGAAAGCCCCCGCGTACGGCATGATACTGCTGTTTTCAGCCCTGCCCGTTGGGGAGAGCCTGAAAACCGTCGCCTTGGCCGTGGCGGTTGCGTCGATATTCTTCGGCATAGTTATGATGCTCCCTCAGAGGGATGCAAAGCGCTTCCTCGCGTACTCCACGGTCTCCCAGATGGGGTACGTGCTCATCGGGGTAGCCACCTTCAACTTCACGGGGGCGGCTTACTATGCTCTGGCGCATTCCCTGGCCAAGGGGGGCCTCTTCCTGGGCGTCGGTAGTCTCGGAAGGAAGTCGAGGAAACTCGGGGAGTTCGGCTACAGGAACGCTCCGCTCATGGCTTTCTCTGTGCTCATGCTCAGCCTCGCCATAGGTGGAATTTCACCCCTGGTGGGTTCCTACGCAAAGGGGCTGCTCTCATCCAGCCTCCCCGGAGACTGGAACTGGCTTATCCCCCTCGGAACCCTTGGAACGATGATTGCATTTACCGGGCTGAACTACCACATGCTGGGAAGGGAAAGCCCGGAGATTAAACCATCATGGGAGCCCCCGAGCTTAGCTCTCGCGCTCCTTACCCTGGCTGCGGGCATATACCTCGGTGCGGGGCTTAAACTGGCCGACGTCATCTACATAGCCGCCGCGGTGCCCGGGTTCTTTGCGCTGAAAAAGCTGGGAATTCCTGAGGTAGAACTGGAGGTAAAAAGAAACCGCGTGGGGGAGGAGATAAACGTTCTGGCGGCGGTCTTTGTAACCTTCATGCTGACGGTGCTCCTACTCCAGTGGTCTTAG
- a CDS encoding cation:proton antiporter subunit C, translating to MISPEQAGVIIMLIGIYGLMAKREPIKLVLSINVVSLGLVLFFIGLAYSPGRDVPIMPTNPVDPLPATLMLTTLVVDVAITSLALAIIIRMRGDGS from the coding sequence GTGATTAGCCCGGAGCAGGCGGGAGTTATCATAATGCTCATAGGGATATATGGCCTGATGGCGAAGAGGGAGCCGATAAAATTAGTGCTCTCCATAAACGTGGTCTCCCTGGGCTTAGTGCTCTTCTTCATCGGCCTGGCATACTCCCCGGGGAGGGACGTCCCGATAATGCCGACAAATCCGGTCGATCCGCTCCCGGCAACGCTGATGCTCACAACACTCGTCGTTGACGTTGCTATAACATCGCTCGCTCTGGCCATAATAATCCGCATGCGGGGGGACGGCTCGTGA
- a CDS encoding Na(+)/H(+) antiporter subunit B, whose translation MKMSVVVRSTTKMISPFLVTYAAYLMLYGHLNPGGGFQGGVILAVAVILLITSHGYKKVRKKFKFNWASLIESSAGTMLVLLGIAGVAFGSFYANFLPTEGGIILPFNVIVGLEVGAAFTFVFYILLRWVESD comes from the coding sequence GTGAAGATGAGCGTTGTTGTGAGGAGCACCACCAAGATGATAAGCCCGTTCCTTGTAACCTACGCCGCTTATCTCATGCTCTACGGTCATCTGAACCCGGGGGGCGGCTTTCAGGGCGGGGTGATTCTCGCGGTCGCGGTCATACTCCTCATAACATCCCACGGCTACAAGAAGGTCAGGAAGAAGTTCAAATTCAACTGGGCGAGCCTGATAGAGAGCTCGGCCGGGACGATGCTCGTCCTGCTGGGAATCGCCGGGGTGGCCTTTGGTAGCTTTTATGCCAACTTCCTCCCAACTGAAGGCGGCATAATCCTGCCCTTCAACGTCATCGTCGGCCTTGAGGTAGGAGCGGCCTTCACCTTCGTCTTCTACATACTGCTGAGGTGGGTTGAAAGTGATTAG
- a CDS encoding hydrogenase subunit MbhD domain-containing protein: MLGTILDVVFIAMILLAVAVVEEKNMVSAVVKYSLLSLLFVLALFELKAPDVALSAIVVGAVVIGVFLFTIEEVTR; the protein is encoded by the coding sequence ATGCTTGGGACAATCCTTGACGTGGTCTTCATAGCGATGATACTGCTGGCCGTAGCTGTCGTTGAAGAGAAGAACATGGTTAGTGCGGTCGTTAAATACTCCCTCCTCAGCCTGCTGTTCGTTCTAGCCCTATTCGAGCTTAAGGCACCGGATGTAGCACTCTCTGCGATAGTCGTCGGTGCGGTGGTTATAGGAGTCTTCCTCTTCACGATAGAGGAGGTGACGAGGTGA
- the mnhG gene encoding monovalent cation/H(+) antiporter subunit G, whose protein sequence is MIEIILMLFGEAVMVFGALGILRFPDVYTRLHAATKCDTGGAMSIILALILIMDAPAVVRAKFLVLAFLIAMINPMVSHAIARGAYKYGVKPKVVVDMYAWDNP, encoded by the coding sequence ATGATTGAGATAATCCTCATGCTGTTTGGGGAGGCGGTCATGGTCTTTGGGGCGCTCGGCATTCTCCGCTTCCCCGACGTTTACACCCGCCTCCACGCGGCAACTAAGTGCGACACCGGTGGGGCAATGAGCATAATCCTGGCTCTAATCCTGATAATGGACGCTCCTGCCGTTGTGAGGGCCAAGTTCTTGGTACTGGCCTTCCTGATAGCGATGATAAACCCCATGGTGAGCCACGCCATAGCGCGCGGGGCCTACAAGTACGGGGTGAAGCCGAAGGTAGTGGTGGACATGTATGCTTGGGACAATCCTTGA
- a CDS encoding monovalent cation/H+ antiporter complex subunit F encodes MAQEGLLVSAFYVLVFTAILITYRVVRGPTLPDRIVGLNTITTKVVVIIAVVSVIRGEYYLVDLAIVLLMVNAVGGLILAKYMERRGHD; translated from the coding sequence ATGGCTCAGGAAGGTCTTCTGGTGAGCGCGTTCTACGTCCTCGTCTTCACGGCAATACTGATAACCTACCGCGTGGTCAGGGGACCGACCCTGCCCGACAGGATAGTGGGCCTGAACACGATAACGACGAAGGTGGTCGTCATAATAGCGGTCGTTTCAGTCATCAGGGGCGAGTACTACCTTGTGGACCTCGCGATAGTCCTGCTGATGGTGAACGCCGTCGGCGGGCTTATACTCGCCAAATACATGGAGCGGAGAGGCCATGATTGA
- a CDS encoding Na+/H+ antiporter subunit E, which produces MSRVPFYLKERLEGLRERVIHEGFEASKLPPWERVIITWVVLMAFWVVISGSFRARDLIVGAAVTLMIAAFMRDLLTEDIRRTGHIVEKLLYFAFIYLPQYLVIMAFRLIESNLKVAKNVIFMDINPGIVKIKTDLHSDTGVTILANSITLTPGTLTLDVSKKLGETYLYVHWIDLETLNREKAGEKIKGDIEEWLRKVFW; this is translated from the coding sequence ATGAGCCGCGTCCCCTTTTACCTCAAGGAGAGGCTCGAAGGCCTGAGGGAGAGGGTTATCCACGAAGGGTTTGAGGCCTCAAAGCTCCCGCCCTGGGAGAGGGTCATCATAACGTGGGTCGTCCTCATGGCCTTCTGGGTGGTCATATCGGGAAGCTTCAGAGCGAGGGATTTGATCGTGGGCGCGGCCGTTACGCTGATGATAGCGGCTTTCATGCGCGACCTGCTCACGGAGGACATACGCAGAACAGGGCACATCGTCGAAAAGCTCCTGTACTTTGCGTTCATATACCTCCCCCAGTACCTCGTGATAATGGCCTTCAGGCTCATCGAGAGCAACCTGAAGGTGGCAAAGAACGTAATTTTCATGGACATCAATCCGGGGATAGTCAAGATAAAAACCGACCTTCACTCGGACACCGGCGTGACGATACTAGCCAACTCGATAACCCTGACCCCGGGGACGCTCACCCTTGACGTCAGCAAAAAGCTCGGCGAGACATACCTCTACGTCCATTGGATAGATTTGGAGACACTCAACCGTGAAAAGGCTGGAGAAAAGATAAAGGGGGACATCGAGGAATGGCTCAGGAAGGTCTTCTGGTGA
- the gcvH gene encoding glycine cleavage system protein GcvH, protein MIEVGEYKVKEGLYYTKDHEWVQVLDDGTVLVGISDYAQKELGDLAYVELPEVGKEVSKGEVLCELESVKAVSEVYAPVSGEIVEVNAELEDSPELINEDPYENWIAKLKPSNLEEELGELMDAKAYAEYLESL, encoded by the coding sequence ATGATTGAGGTTGGGGAATACAAGGTCAAGGAAGGCCTTTACTACACCAAAGACCACGAGTGGGTTCAGGTTCTTGATGATGGGACTGTTCTCGTCGGAATAAGCGACTACGCCCAGAAGGAGCTCGGCGACCTTGCCTACGTCGAGCTTCCTGAGGTCGGTAAAGAGGTCAGCAAAGGCGAGGTTCTCTGTGAGCTTGAGAGCGTTAAGGCCGTTTCCGAGGTCTACGCTCCGGTCAGCGGGGAAATCGTTGAGGTCAACGCTGAACTTGAGGACAGCCCGGAGCTCATCAACGAGGACCCCTACGAGAACTGGATTGCCAAGCTCAAGCCGAGCAACCTTGAGGAGGAACTCGGCGAGCTTATGGACGCGAAGGCCTACGCCGAGTACCTTGAGAGCCTTTGA
- a CDS encoding DUF7132 family protein has protein sequence MKVLKEWDVKVKLVKTRRGAVLHMIELEPGHFYLEQNPLKDSKYGVAYRKIKENFPEFYMFWEIKNNRYTGKLLAGAFLEKSEIDEFVTLLAKTEDFKKFEEMLEEIEEMEE, from the coding sequence GTGAAGGTTCTCAAAGAGTGGGATGTCAAGGTAAAACTCGTGAAAACGAGGAGGGGAGCGGTTCTCCACATGATCGAGCTTGAGCCCGGCCACTTCTACCTCGAACAGAACCCGCTGAAGGACTCAAAGTACGGCGTTGCCTACAGGAAGATAAAGGAGAATTTCCCCGAGTTCTACATGTTCTGGGAGATAAAGAACAACCGCTATACGGGGAAGCTCCTGGCGGGGGCTTTCCTTGAGAAGTCCGAGATAGACGAGTTCGTTACGCTTCTGGCGAAGACAGAGGACTTCAAGAAGTTCGAGGAGATGCTCGAAGAGATCGAGGAGATGGAGGAGTGA
- a CDS encoding AAA family ATPase, whose translation MYFDIRPKRKREDLYDREEELRGFEKSITSGNPLTVITGIRRLGKTSLLVVGLNELAVPYVLVDFRGVNPNSRMDVYKRIESSLNGFFRENRNLWEDIKTGLKNIAGLRVLSLGVSFSWKEERTDLIALFRELEKYDVVLAFDEVQYLRGPVGSEFAGLIAHLYDYSDLRMVMTGSEVGLLHDYLGVDDPKAPLYGRYFHEISLRRFTPEQSREFLQKGFEQVGLTPPDELISLAVERLDGIVGWLVLFGRKAMETGLSERLIDDVFDEAKALAMDEFENFLSKRPAARNRYVEVMRAIAHGKRTWEEIKEHLERKEGKSVADSVLARLLKALVDSSFLEKVKDGRNVHYHIPDPILEACFR comes from the coding sequence ATGTACTTTGACATCAGACCAAAGAGGAAGCGGGAGGATTTATATGACAGGGAGGAGGAGCTGAGGGGGTTTGAAAAGTCAATCACCTCCGGGAATCCCTTAACAGTCATCACCGGTATAAGAAGGCTTGGAAAGACTTCCCTGCTCGTGGTGGGTCTCAACGAATTGGCAGTCCCCTACGTTCTCGTGGATTTCCGAGGTGTCAATCCCAACTCACGCATGGATGTGTATAAAAGAATAGAAAGCTCCCTCAATGGCTTCTTCCGCGAAAATCGTAACCTCTGGGAGGATATTAAAACCGGGCTCAAAAACATAGCCGGTCTTCGGGTTCTTAGCCTTGGGGTGAGCTTTTCCTGGAAAGAGGAGAGAACAGACCTCATAGCGCTCTTCCGTGAGCTGGAAAAGTACGATGTCGTCCTCGCTTTTGATGAGGTTCAGTACCTCCGCGGACCGGTTGGGAGCGAGTTTGCCGGCTTAATTGCCCACCTGTACGACTACTCAGACCTCAGAATGGTCATGACGGGTTCAGAGGTAGGCCTGCTCCACGACTACCTTGGAGTTGATGATCCCAAGGCTCCCCTCTACGGCAGGTACTTCCATGAAATCTCCCTGAGGAGATTCACACCCGAACAGAGCAGAGAGTTCCTCCAGAAAGGCTTTGAGCAGGTGGGATTAACACCCCCGGACGAGCTCATAAGCCTCGCAGTTGAGCGACTCGATGGAATAGTGGGATGGCTTGTTCTCTTCGGCAGGAAAGCTATGGAAACGGGGCTCTCCGAAAGGCTCATTGACGATGTTTTCGATGAGGCGAAGGCCCTTGCCATGGATGAATTCGAGAACTTTCTATCAAAGAGGCCTGCTGCAAGGAACCGGTACGTCGAGGTAATGAGGGCTATCGCCCATGGCAAGAGGACGTGGGAGGAAATAAAGGAACACCTCGAAAGAAAGGAGGGTAAAAGTGTGGCGGACAGTGTGCTGGCGAGGTTACTAAAGGCTCTCGTTGACTCTTCGTTCCTTGAGAAGGTCAAGGATGGCAGAAACGTCCACTACCACATTCCTGATCCAATACTGGAGGCGTGCTTCCGGTGA
- the gltA gene encoding NADPH-dependent glutamate synthase has protein sequence MAVKRRIIKERVPTPERPPEERVKSFVEVNLGYTFELAVKEAERCLQCPYDYAPCIKGCPVHIDIPGFISKLVEYRDDPDRAVKEALNVIWACNSLPATTGRVCPQEDQCEMNCVMGRVGDKINIGKLERFVADYAREKGIDEELLFEMVPRIEKKGQKVAIIGAGPAGLTAAGELAKLGYDVTIYEALHEPGGVLMYGIPEFRLPKSIVESEIDKLRKLGVKILTDHVVGKTVTMEELMEEYDAVFIASGAGTPRLVDAPGINLNGIYTANEFLTRVNLMKAYLFPEYDTPVKVGKKVIVIGAGNTAMDAARSARRFGVEVTIAYRRGPEDVSARVEEVEHAKEEGIEFVYFVNPVEFIGDEKGRVKAVKFEKMKPLDERDGRGKRKIVGTGEYVTLEADTVIIAIGKHPNRLIVTTPGLKVERGKIVVDENLMTSIPGVFAGGDAIRGEATVILAMGDGRLAAKAIHEYLTKKRESNA, from the coding sequence ATGGCCGTCAAAAGGAGGATCATCAAGGAGCGCGTTCCCACTCCGGAGCGGCCGCCGGAGGAGAGGGTTAAGAGCTTCGTCGAGGTCAACCTCGGCTACACCTTTGAATTAGCGGTTAAGGAGGCCGAGCGCTGTCTGCAGTGTCCCTACGACTACGCGCCCTGTATAAAGGGCTGTCCCGTTCACATTGACATCCCGGGCTTCATAAGCAAGCTCGTTGAGTACCGCGACGATCCCGATAGGGCTGTTAAGGAGGCTCTTAACGTCATCTGGGCCTGCAACTCGCTTCCAGCCACCACCGGAAGGGTCTGCCCGCAGGAGGACCAGTGTGAGATGAACTGTGTCATGGGCAGGGTCGGCGACAAGATCAACATCGGTAAGCTGGAGAGGTTTGTGGCTGACTACGCCCGCGAGAAGGGCATTGACGAGGAGCTTCTCTTCGAGATGGTTCCGAGGATAGAGAAGAAGGGCCAGAAAGTTGCCATCATTGGAGCTGGTCCCGCAGGACTCACCGCCGCTGGAGAGCTGGCGAAGCTCGGCTACGACGTCACAATCTACGAAGCTCTCCACGAGCCCGGAGGAGTCCTGATGTACGGAATTCCGGAGTTCAGGCTACCGAAGAGCATCGTCGAGAGCGAGATTGACAAGCTGAGGAAGCTCGGCGTTAAAATCCTCACCGACCACGTCGTTGGGAAGACCGTCACGATGGAGGAGCTCATGGAGGAGTACGATGCGGTCTTCATAGCATCGGGAGCGGGAACGCCAAGGCTCGTGGATGCCCCGGGAATCAACCTTAACGGCATCTACACAGCAAACGAGTTCCTCACGAGGGTCAACCTCATGAAGGCCTACCTGTTCCCAGAGTACGACACACCGGTCAAGGTTGGCAAGAAGGTCATAGTCATCGGTGCAGGAAACACTGCAATGGACGCGGCGCGCTCAGCGAGGCGCTTCGGCGTTGAGGTCACCATAGCTTACCGCCGCGGTCCGGAGGATGTGAGCGCGCGCGTTGAAGAGGTAGAGCACGCCAAGGAGGAGGGCATTGAGTTCGTCTACTTCGTCAACCCGGTGGAGTTCATCGGCGACGAGAAAGGCAGGGTTAAGGCCGTTAAGTTCGAGAAGATGAAGCCCCTGGATGAGAGGGACGGCAGGGGCAAGAGGAAGATAGTCGGCACCGGCGAGTATGTGACTCTCGAAGCAGATACCGTCATCATCGCCATCGGAAAGCACCCCAACAGGCTCATAGTCACTACCCCCGGTCTCAAGGTCGAGCGCGGAAAGATAGTGGTGGACGAGAACCTCATGACGAGCATTCCTGGAGTTTTCGCCGGTGGTGACGCGATAAGGGGCGAAGCAACCGTTATTTTAGCTATGGGCGATGGAAGGCTGGCCGCAAAGGCCATCCACGAGTACCTCACGAAGAAAAGGGAAAGCAACGCCTGA
- a CDS encoding sulfide/dihydroorotate dehydrogenase-like FAD/NAD-binding protein, translated as MYKILEKKEIAMRNTWYKIHAPHVARKVQPGQFVIVRAFKNGERIPLTPVMWDREEGWIVLIVFTRGKTTARMAAELREGDEILNIAGPLGNPVEMKKFGKILAIGAYTGIVEVYPIAKAWQELGNDVTTLHVTFEPMVVLKGEMENAVGRHILETVQIDMTKSFPENMKNVTKRLTEKVRELLEKEHFDLVFMVGPSGDQRAVFEVVKEFGVPMKADLHPIMVDGTGMCGACRVTVGGEVKFACIDGPEFDAYKVDWDVLISRSGYYTDMEMMAMQEYMKVLQGGGQ; from the coding sequence GTGTATAAAATCCTGGAGAAGAAAGAAATCGCCATGAGGAATACGTGGTACAAGATTCACGCTCCCCACGTGGCCAGGAAGGTTCAGCCCGGGCAGTTCGTCATAGTCAGGGCATTTAAAAACGGCGAGAGGATTCCCCTCACGCCGGTTATGTGGGATAGGGAAGAGGGCTGGATAGTTCTCATAGTGTTCACCCGCGGTAAGACCACCGCAAGGATGGCGGCCGAGCTCAGGGAGGGCGATGAGATACTCAACATAGCCGGTCCCCTTGGAAACCCCGTCGAGATGAAGAAGTTCGGGAAGATACTCGCCATCGGTGCCTACACCGGAATAGTCGAGGTGTATCCAATAGCCAAGGCCTGGCAGGAGCTTGGAAACGATGTCACAACGCTCCACGTCACCTTTGAGCCTATGGTCGTCCTGAAGGGTGAGATGGAGAATGCCGTTGGAAGGCACATCCTTGAGACCGTTCAGATAGACATGACCAAGAGCTTCCCCGAGAACATGAAGAACGTGACAAAGAGGCTCACGGAGAAGGTGCGCGAGCTTCTCGAAAAGGAGCACTTCGACCTCGTCTTCATGGTCGGGCCGTCCGGCGACCAGAGAGCCGTTTTTGAGGTCGTTAAGGAGTTTGGCGTCCCCATGAAGGCCGACCTGCACCCGATAATGGTGGACGGAACCGGTATGTGCGGTGCCTGCCGTGTGACCGTCGGCGGCGAGGTCAAGTTCGCCTGCATAGACGGGCCCGAGTTCGACGCATACAAGGTCGACTGGGACGTCCTCATATCAAGGAGCGGCTACTACACCGACATGGAGATGATGGCGATGCAGGAGTACATGAAAGTCCTTCAGGGGGGTGGGCAGTGA
- a CDS encoding tRNA (adenine-N1)-methyltransferase gives MIREGDRVLLIDRRGKKYLVRASEREFHTDLGILKLGELIGKDYGTSITSHRGEEFRVLKPDINDIIAKMRRGPQIVHPKDAGIIIAYAGISPGDTVIEAGVGSGALTIFLANIVGPSGRVISYEVREDHAEIARKNVELAGFSDRVTIKLKNIYDGIDEDYADHIVLDLPQPENVLPHAVEVLRPGGYFVAYTPCMNQVHRFFQAFQEYREEFYKPRVVEVLVREHEVKKECMRPKTTMLAHTGYITFIRKL, from the coding sequence TTGATTCGGGAGGGGGATAGGGTTCTCCTTATCGACAGACGGGGGAAGAAATACCTCGTAAGGGCCTCGGAGAGGGAGTTTCATACCGACCTGGGGATACTCAAGCTCGGCGAGCTCATCGGAAAGGACTATGGAACCTCGATAACCAGTCATAGGGGAGAGGAGTTCCGCGTTCTGAAACCGGACATCAACGACATCATAGCAAAGATGAGGCGCGGGCCCCAGATCGTTCACCCAAAGGACGCGGGCATAATCATCGCCTACGCAGGCATCTCTCCGGGAGACACCGTCATAGAGGCCGGTGTTGGGAGCGGTGCACTCACAATTTTCCTGGCAAACATCGTCGGGCCGAGCGGAAGGGTCATCAGCTACGAGGTAAGGGAAGACCACGCCGAGATAGCCAGGAAGAACGTCGAGCTTGCCGGCTTCTCCGACAGGGTAACGATAAAGCTCAAGAACATCTACGACGGCATTGATGAGGACTACGCCGACCACATCGTCCTCGACCTGCCCCAGCCGGAGAACGTCCTTCCCCATGCGGTCGAGGTGCTCCGCCCCGGTGGCTACTTCGTCGCCTACACCCCCTGTATGAACCAGGTTCACCGCTTCTTCCAGGCCTTCCAGGAGTACAGGGAGGAATTTTATAAACCGAGGGTCGTTGAAGTCCTTGTCAGGGAGCACGAGGTCAAGAAGGAGTGCATGAGGCCAAAGACAACGATGCTGGCCCATACTGGATACATAACCTTCATCAGGAAGCTCTGA
- a CDS encoding DUF257 family protein: METSVFEKYLFGRAERGDTVLIEYPPTYPLGKFSWGFLIPSLIERGGVVIGDFFGIGDLLFRNYIRRVSGKEYSDIIELIKKIKVVKIGPGSASYGEVIEEVVPVYDSHSFLKNYHTVVNRMTHSPTKPEYFVTFGLSHYVHFGGDEAMKAIMTGISTIPMEDWVGIHFLNVDVLSRVHLAMLEEMASIVFQLSDEEVIVKKGGEAFDSGGG; encoded by the coding sequence ATGGAGACCTCTGTCTTTGAAAAGTACCTCTTCGGAAGGGCTGAGAGGGGAGACACAGTTCTTATCGAGTACCCACCCACGTATCCTCTTGGAAAGTTCTCATGGGGATTCCTAATACCCAGCCTCATCGAGAGGGGCGGGGTTGTCATAGGTGATTTCTTCGGTATAGGTGACCTCCTGTTCAGGAACTACATACGCAGGGTTTCAGGCAAAGAGTACTCCGATATAATCGAGCTCATAAAGAAAATAAAGGTCGTTAAAATAGGCCCCGGCTCCGCCAGCTACGGAGAGGTCATAGAGGAAGTTGTCCCTGTCTATGACTCCCACAGCTTCCTCAAGAACTACCACACCGTCGTCAACAGGATGACGCACTCTCCCACGAAGCCGGAATACTTCGTAACGTTTGGACTCTCACACTACGTCCACTTCGGCGGGGACGAGGCAATGAAGGCCATAATGACGGGAATAAGCACCATCCCCATGGAAGACTGGGTCGGAATCCACTTCCTCAACGTGGACGTTCTCAGCAGGGTTCACCTGGCTATGCTGGAAGAAATGGCGTCGATAGTGTTCCAGCTGTCGGACGAAGAAGTTATTGTAAAAAAGGGTGGTGAGGCGTTTGATTCGGGAGGGGGATAG
- a CDS encoding signal recognition particle protein Srp19: MKRFVVWPSELDSRLSRRYGRVIGKEFAVEGPKIHEIADAARALGMKIVEIDESKLNPRLAGLDEEYRLRGMLRIESKHPKGKSLRMLGQKIREIRKTQAKAKGKKKHKSRKKKR, translated from the coding sequence ATGAAGCGGTTCGTAGTGTGGCCCAGCGAGCTGGATTCCAGACTCAGCAGACGGTACGGACGGGTGATAGGAAAGGAATTCGCGGTTGAGGGCCCTAAGATTCACGAGATAGCCGATGCCGCCAGGGCACTTGGCATGAAGATAGTTGAAATCGACGAGTCAAAGCTCAACCCCCGTTTGGCCGGCCTTGATGAGGAGTACCGCCTCAGGGGAATGCTCCGCATTGAGAGCAAGCACCCGAAGGGGAAGAGCCTCAGAATGCTGGGGCAGAAGATCAGGGAAATCAGGAAAACCCAGGCTAAAGCCAAAGGCAAGAAGAAGCACAAATCCAGGAAGAAAAAGAGGTGA
- a CDS encoding Lrp/AsnC family transcriptional regulator, producing the protein MVRSYVLLTVEIGKVESVIDALKRIPGVIRADAVTGPYDAIVHIEAKDLGELTRKILHDIHNIDGVIDTTTAIVVEMEEEE; encoded by the coding sequence ATGGTTAGGTCGTACGTTTTATTGACTGTGGAGATTGGAAAGGTCGAAAGCGTTATAGACGCCCTAAAGAGAATCCCGGGCGTTATAAGAGCCGACGCCGTCACCGGCCCCTACGACGCGATAGTCCACATCGAGGCCAAGGACCTCGGAGAACTCACCAGAAAAATACTCCACGACATACACAACATCGACGGTGTTATAGACACTACTACCGCCATAGTCGTGGAGATGGAAGAGGAGGAGTGA